The genome window AACGCTTCGAAATTACGGACGATACACGTATAAAAGCTACGTTGCCAACCATCAATAAAATTCTGAACGATGGGGGTGCCTGTATCCTGATGTCGCACCTGGGTCGCCCCAAAAATGGTCCCGACGAAAAGAATTCCCTCAAACACCTGATCAGTCCTTTGTCGGTGATGTTGGGGAAATCAGTGAAGTTTGCCGACGACAGCATTGGCGAATCAGCGGTAGAGCAGGCGGAAGCGTTGCAACCGGGTGAAGTATTGCTGCTAGAAAACCTGCGTTTCTACAAAGAAGAGGAAAAAGGCGATGTCGCTTTTGCCGAAAAATTGGCCAAACTGGGTGATGTCTGGGTAAATGATGCGTTTGGAACCGCCCACCGTGCCCACGCGTCGACGGCTGTAATCGGTCAGTTTTTTGACGACCGGGTTTGTGGTTATGTCATGCAGGCCGAGCTGGACAATGCCCAGCGGGTACTGGAAAATGCCGAGCGTCCTTTTACGGCGATCATGGGTGGAGCTAAAATTTCCGATAAAATCCAGATCATCGAGCGCCTGCTGGATAATGTGGATAACCTGATCATCGGGGGTGGTATGACCTATACGTTCACAAAGGCGCAGGGCGGTAAAATTGGTAAATCATTGCTGGAGGCCGACAAGCAGGAATTAGCGCTGCAACTGATTGAAAAGGCCAAAGAAAAAGGCGTAACGATATACATGCCGCTGGATAACGTCTGCGCGGATGACTTCTCGAACGATGCAAACCGCCAAACCGTCGCAACGGGCGAAATTCCCGATGGTTGGGAAGGGCTGGATATTGGTCCGGAAACCGTGAAGCTATTTACCGATGTGGTGGCGAAATCCAAAACGATCCTGTGGAACGGGCCGATGGGCGTTTTTGAGTTCCCGAACTTTGCGATAGGAACCAACGCCATTGCCGAAGCCGTTGTGAAAGCCACGGCAGAAAACGGGGCCTTCTCGCTAATTGGTGGGGGCGACTCTGCGTCGGCCATCAACAACGCGGGCTATGGCGACCGGGTTAGCTACGTGTCAACGGGTGGTGGTGCCCTGCTTGAATACATGGAAGGCAAGACATTGCCAGGTGTAGCCGCTCTGCAATAAGCAAAGAGTGAATGGCGAATGAGTGAATGAGCGAATAAATACTTGGTTGTCAATTATTGATCGCATAAGTAGTCTAAGCTAATTCTGCCTAATTAATTTAGACCATTCGTAGGGACAATGGGCTGCAAATCGGCTAGTTATTCGCTCATTCACTCAATCGCTCATTCTCTCATTAAATCATTCCGAACGCTCGC of Tellurirhabdus bombi contains these proteins:
- a CDS encoding phosphoglycerate kinase, yielding MKTLDSYNFSGKKALIRVDFNVPLNERFEITDDTRIKATLPTINKILNDGGACILMSHLGRPKNGPDEKNSLKHLISPLSVMLGKSVKFADDSIGESAVEQAEALQPGEVLLLENLRFYKEEEKGDVAFAEKLAKLGDVWVNDAFGTAHRAHASTAVIGQFFDDRVCGYVMQAELDNAQRVLENAERPFTAIMGGAKISDKIQIIERLLDNVDNLIIGGGMTYTFTKAQGGKIGKSLLEADKQELALQLIEKAKEKGVTIYMPLDNVCADDFSNDANRQTVATGEIPDGWEGLDIGPETVKLFTDVVAKSKTILWNGPMGVFEFPNFAIGTNAIAEAVVKATAENGAFSLIGGGDSASAINNAGYGDRVSYVSTGGGALLEYMEGKTLPGVAALQ